The following coding sequences lie in one Lolium perenne isolate Kyuss_39 chromosome 2, Kyuss_2.0, whole genome shotgun sequence genomic window:
- the LOC127334023 gene encoding uncharacterized protein, whose translation MVGGWKQCPHTGRRRWAVWFVGLDKFTLYLCTVVAATGPKRKDMWVRGGVIRLNGLSISHLYHRPSLIGSAKRPDSDLVFVSLYAGVFMIDLESACAAKVFERDEFNAIFPYMSFCTPVPHGDVRAGKLGVVAANSMSSTGFEDGVTALRLEAL comes from the exons ATGGTGGGGGGCTGGAAGCAATGCCCTCATACCGGCAGAAGACGGTGGGCTGTGTGGTTTGTTGGCCTTGACAAGTTCACCCTCTACCTGTGCACTGTGGTTGCTGCAACGGGTCCTAAAAGAAAGGATATGTGGGTACGAGGCGGAGTTATAAGGCTGAATGGGCTCTCCATTAGCCACCTGTATCACAGGCCATCTTTGATCGGCTCTGCTAAACGTCCTGATTCAGATCTTGTTTTCGTGAGCCTATATGCTGGCGTCTTCATGATCGACCTTGAATCAGCGTGCGCGGCAAAGGTGTTCGAGAGGGATGAATTCAACGCCATCTTTCCCTACATGAGCTTTTGCACTCCAG TGCCACATGGAGATGTTAGAGCAGGGAAGCTGGGTGTTGTTGCAGCAAACAGCATGTCTTCCACAGGTTTCGAGGATGGGGTAACAGCACTGCGTTTGGAGGCACTATAG
- the LOC139829694 gene encoding SKP1-like protein 1A: MDSTADPKGKRPLYQEDGLAYARAAAAAASATAAAAPDEEEAKPKPKPSSSSEEAKPEPEAEDQAEMPPLVLVAEDGVEVSISRRAARMSHMLRLLMEDSCADGPIPAPNVHSDILDLVVQYCEKHGPYYDPEASERARNPFPPFPVELTPTVSSIKPVTYVDPDPHGLKDWDKDFISLDNSTLFEVILAANYLNIEDLLDLGTTTVADMMRGKKPEEIREIFEIENDYTPEQEAELRKENAWAFED; encoded by the exons ATGGATTCCACCGCCGACCCGAAGGGCAAGCGCCCTCTCTACCAGGAGGACGGCCTGGCTTACGCTAGGGCCGCCGCAGCTGCTGCGTCCGCGACCGCGGCCGCGGCGCCGgatgaggaggaggcgaagccgaagccaaagcccTCGTCTTCCTCGGAGGAGGCGAAGCCGGAACCGGAGGCGGAGGATCAGGCGGAGATGCCACCCCTGGTGCTGGTGGCTGAGGACGGCGTGGAGGTGAGCATCTCCCGCCGCGCGGCGCGGATGTCGCACATGCTCCGCCTCCTGATGGAGGACAGCTGCGCCGACGGCCCCATCCCCGCCCCCAATGTCCACTCCGACATCCTCGACCTCGTCGTCCAGTACTGCGAGAAGCACGGGCCCTACTACGACCCCGAGGCCTCCGAGCGCGCCCGCAACCCCTTCCCGCCCTTCCCCGTCGAGCTCACCCCCACCGTCTCCTCCATCAAGCCCGTCACCTACGTCGACCCCGACCCGCACGGCCTCAAGGACTGGGACAAGGACTTCATCTCACTCGACAACTCCACCCTCTTCGAGGTCATCCTG GCCGCCAACTACCTGAACATCGAGGACCTTCTGGACCTGGGCACCACAACAGTGGCTGACATGATGAGGGGGAAAAAGCCAGAGGAGATCCGTGAAATCTTTGAGATCGAGAACGACTACACACCGGAGCAGGAGGCCGAACTCAGGAAGGAGAACGCGTGGGCCTTCGAGGACTAA
- the LOC127330294 gene encoding probable carboxylesterase 2 codes for MDSEIEYELPGLIRVHKSGFVERLQGTETSPPSPSGDLATGVASKDVVLGDPTSKVSVRLYLPSNAAAEPGKKLPLVVFYYGGAFVVSTAATLIYHRYAASLAAAVPAVVVSVNYRLAPETPLPAAYDDVFAGLKAVVAACGPDGAEPWLATYGDASRIVLAGDSAGANLAHHTAIRLRKEPIEGYGDEVRGVALLYSYFWGKEPLGGEPADAAVRGRFERSWEVACDGKFGPDHPYINPFSAPQEEWRQLGCRHVLVTTGELCWFVERSRAYVEAIKACGWDGELEFYETKGKGHVYFLFNPDCEEAIKDLAVVADFVRRC; via the coding sequence ATGGACTCCGAAATCGAGTACGAGCTTCCCGGTCTCATCCGCGTGCACAAGAGCGGCTTCGTGGAGCGCCTGCAAGGCACCGAGACCTCCCCGCCCTCCCCCTCCGGGGACCTCGCCACCGGCGTCGCCTCCAAGGACGTCGTCCTAGGAGACCCCACGTCCAAGGTCTCCGTCCGCCTCTACCTTCCCTCCAACGCCGCCGCGGAGCCCGGCAAGAAGCTCCCCCTTGTGGTCTTCTACTACGGCGGCGCATTCGTGGTCAGCACCGCCGCCACCCTGATCTACCACAGGTACGCCGCCTCCCTCGCCGCCGCGGTCCCTGCCGTCGTCGTGTCCGTCAACTACCGCCTCGCTCCGGAGACCCCGCTCCCGGCAGCCTACGACGACGTCTTCGCGGGCCTCAAGGCGGTCGTCGCCGCGTGCGGTCCGGACGGCGCGGAGCCCTGGCTCGCGACCTACGGCGATGCATCCCGCATCGTCCTCGCCGGCGACAGCGCCGGCGCCAACCTGGCGCACCACACCGCGATAAGGCTTCGGAAGGAACCTATCGAGGGGTACGGCGACGAGGTCCGCGGCGTCGCGCTCCTCTACTCCTACTTCTGGGGGAAAGAGCCGCTGGGCGGGGAGCCCGCAGACGCCGCCGTCCGCGGCAGGTTCGAGCGCTCCTGGGAGGTCGCCTGCGACGGCAAGTTCGGGCCCGACCACCCGTACATCAACCCGTTCTCGGCGCCGCAGGAGGAGTGGAGGCAGCTCGGGTGCCGCCACGTGCTGGTCACCACCGGCGAACTCTGCTGGTTCGTGGAGAGGTCGCGCGCCTACGTAGAGGCGATCAAGGCGTGCGGGTGGGACGGCGAGCTCGAGTTCTACGAGACCAAGGGCAAGGGACACGTATACTTCTTGTTCAACCCTGACTGCGAAGAGGCCATCAAGGACCTCGCCGTCGTGGCGGACTTCGTCCGGCGCTGCTGA